A genomic segment from Glycine soja cultivar W05 chromosome 18, ASM419377v2, whole genome shotgun sequence encodes:
- the LOC114396092 gene encoding uncharacterized protein LOC114396092: MNMATPNPNVVFIDTNLDTHLALVVSDLDTVSDLKKSILSEHPLCFPKIGQVQIHGIKVERKGYFYHLTDSMPVRSAFRGINGSWFLSVDVSVLRECSQNEQLFSHGSPNQVATLGIANNALIVGSPSKRVSTFDHFKLPQLENRQNEEIHVASPCVSKHTGKGVKSSADNDMETPLPGSVHETEDHCFVNRELPSLNIECEVDGSGKGIKDDHNVCEETPVSSAKKKRKNKRKKEDTAQDDTAVDNALSFPSKRASGANNELPGSRIEHEVDGTIEGIKDACIVHEEGNCKSVSNVKKKLKGKRKKLGTLQHDTSKVNDASVVGSGDYTIQQDIEVIANPSEDADKEVTKETEILKEHQHTDCNNNNTKNDIDVAASANKKHRKRKRSLAVDSKEMFKVETAIQQDEVHKSNEAHKEKKESKEQFELKNEKSRDDVEYKQDQVTEDILNTGPPAKKKRNGKEKSVEVILSKAKLINHFNGDNASHHILEDQQKIKNSNADQSAKHFDDTDPPRTSVQGRRKKGKINSSNPHETPVVTSSRKGEEADCSSIQRGVQEEISEDALSSKDNSMRKATIDNMETGTDACKEGFQYTERATGYYKNHSDIETNAHIADVDEPMELTENSENVVLDQCHKNEAGQIEGAEEGRELSPQNDSKLALLEKSTSSSQDKTDANIRELNVTSKGVDANGMTEPIKSEKEKRRMRKAKSSGGGSALREGIGLVDASESETVIMKSLSAKNCDPMSGNTETEDNPLNQTEGEKIHQEKVQGTSDKEDDFGVDNAGSLEQITTKSNERMDKRQRKKSNDKQTSTSKIISSMLTKDKVLDSKKPSPSSDSGTHGKPSVAVTKKSKSTSTKSTNKSSKTNLELVEESVRLELSDSRFNTGGKDAAQQSTRSGEKDDDNLEAINGQAHAEDLSSSQQLLSKEELDVRSHPCKKVPNVHRAGQDSKLSGRSDRAMSLFGENRKAHVNASGKSMDLEKRRKHVPVSNSKPEGSIKMVQNKAGKASGNNIHGVASKIQQKKSLLSGAIFKDDSSGTSVDEVDNSDASTRTPSYNPLLSDFSDGDSSSVSNGGRSLENGARSSIKARLSGTKGMSIDHVLRSSSRYKKARTTASQLEETQSQPKFVPDSLAE; encoded by the exons ATGAATATGGCGACTCCCAACCCTAACGTCGTTTTCATAGACACCAACCTCGATACCCACTTGGCCCTCGTCGTTTCCGACCTTGACACTGTCTCCGACCTCAAAa AGAGTATTCTGTCGGAACATCCCTTATGCTTTCCGAAAATTGGGCAAGTTCAGATTCATGGTATAAAG gTTGAGCGCAAGGGGTACTTTTACCACCTTACAGATTCCATGCCCGTGAGAAGTGCCTTCAGGGGCATCAATGGGAGCTGGTTTCTCAGTGTTGATGTTTCTGTGTTGAGGGAGTGTTCTCAGAATGAGCAATTATTTTCTCACGGTTCCCCTAACCAGGTGGCCACTCTTGGCATTGCAAATAATGCTTTGATTGTGGGTTCTCCATCCAAGAGGGTGTCCACCTTTGACCATTTCAAGTTGCCTCAGTTGGAGAACagacaaaatgaagaaattcatGTTGCTAGTCCATGTGTTTCAAAACATACCGGCAAAGGAGTTAAATCGTCTGCTGACAATGACATGGAAACCCCATTACCTGGTTCTGTTCATGAGACAGAGGACCATTGCTTTGTAAATCGTGAACTGCCAAGTTTAAATATTGAGTGCGAAGTAGATGGATCTGGTAAAGGCATTAAGGATGATCATAATGTATGTGAAGAGACTCCTGTGTCAAGTGCAAAGAAAAAACGaaagaataaaaggaaaaaagaagacacAGCGCAAGATGATACTGCTGTAGACAATGCTCTTAGTTTTCCATCCAAAAGGGCATCCGGTgcaaataatgaacttccaGGTTCACGTATTGAACACGAGGTAGATGGAACCATTGAAGGCATTAAGGATGCTTGTATTGTACATGAGGAGGGAAATTGTAAATCTGTATCAAATGTGAAGAAAAAACTGAaaggtaaaaggaaaaaattaggCACGTTGCAGCATGACACTTCAAAAGTAAATGATGCTTCTGTTGTTGGATCTGGTGATTATACAATTCAGCAGGATATTGAGGTCATAGCAAACCCTTCAGAGGATGCAGATAAAGAAGTAACTAAGGAAACTGAAATTTTAAAGGAGCATCAGCACACTGATTGCAACAATAATAACACTAAGAATGACATTGATGTTGCTGCATCTGCAAATAAGAAGCATAGGAAAAGGAAGAGGTCTTTGGCTGTTGATTCTAAAGAAATGTTCAAGGTAGAGACAGCAATTCAGCAGGATGAAGTGCATAAGTCTAATGAAGCAcataaggaaaagaaagaatcaaaagagCAGTTTgaacttaaaaatgaaaaatctaggGATGATGTTGAATATAAGCAAGATCAGGTAACTGAAGACATTTTAAATACTGGACCTCCTGCAAAGAAAAAGAGGAATGGCAAAGAGAAAAGTGTAGAAGTAATTTTGTCCAAGGCAAAGTTGATTAATCATTTCAATGGAGACAATGCTTCTCACCACATTTTGGAGGATCAACAGAAGATTAAAAACAGCAATGCTGACCAATCAGCTAAACATTTTGATGACACAGATCCACCAAGAACTAGTGTGCAGGGTAGGAGGAAGAAAGGGAAGATAAATTCATCAAATCCTCATGAAACACCTGTAGTTACTTCTTCCAGGAAAGGTGAAGAAGCAGATTGTTCCAGCATTCAAAGAGGTGTTCAGGAGGAAATATCTGAAGATGCCCTATCATCTAAAG ATAATAGTATGAGGAAAGCTACTATTGACAACATGGAGACTGGAACAGATGCATGCAAAGAAGGCTTTCAATATACAGAAAGAGCAACAGGATATTATAAGAACCATTCTGACATTGAAACAAATGCACACATAGCTGATGTGGATGAGCCTATGGAGCTGACAGAGAATAGTGAGAATGTTGTCCTTGATCAATGTCATAAAAATGAAGCTGGTCAGATTGAGGGAGCTGAGGAAGGAAGAGAATTATCACCACAAAATGATTCTAAGTTAGCCCTGTTGGAAAAGTCCACATCATCCAGCCAGGATAAAACAGATGCAAACATCAGAGAATTAAATGTGACTTCAAAAGGTGTGGATGCCAATGGAATGACTGAACCTATAAAGtcagagaaggaaaaaagaaggatGAGAAAAGCTAAGAGTTCAGGTGGAGGGTCTGCACTTAGAGAAGGTATTGGCCTTGTGGATGCTTCTGAGAGTGAAACTGTTATTATGAAATCTCTTAGTGCAAAAAATTGTGATCCTATGTCAGGAAATACAGAGACAGAGGATAACCCTTTAAATCAAACAGAAGGGGAAAAAATTCATCAGGAGAAAGTACAAGGGACTTCTGATAAGGAAGATGATTTTGGTGTTGATAATGCTGGTTCCTTGGAACAAATTACAACTAAATCTAATGAACGCATGGACAAGAGACAGAGAAAGAAATCAAACGACAAACAGACTTCTACCTCAAAGATCATATCAAGTATGCTAACAAAAGATAAAGTTCTTGATAGTAAGAAGCCATCACCATCTTCTGACAGTGGAACGCATGGCAAACCTTCAGTTGCAGTGACAAAGAAAAGTAAATCTACAAGCACAAAGTCCACTAACAAAtcaagcaaaacaaatttggaaCTGGTGGAAGAGTCTGTTAGACTTGAACTTTCTGATTCTCGATTTAATACTGGGGGTAAAGATGCTGCCCAACAATCAACACGCTCTGGAGAGAAAGATGATGATAACTTGGAAGCAATAAATGGACAAGCTCATGCTGAGGATTTAAGCTCCTCACAGCAATTATTATCAAAGGAAGAGCTTGATGTAAGGAGTCACCCTTGTAAGAAGGTTCCAAATGTACACAGGGCTGGACAAGATTCAAAATTGTCTGGTAGGTCTGACAGGGCCATGTCCTTATTTGGAGAAAACAGAAAGGCTCATGTCAATGCTTCTGGGAAAAGTATGGATTTGGAGAAACGAAGAAAACATGTTCCTGTATCAAACTCAAAGCCGGAAGGTTCCATAAAAATGGTTCAAAATAAAGCAGGAAAAGCTTCTGGGAACAACATTCATGGAGTTGCAAGTAAAATACAACAGAAGAAGAGCTTGTTATCAGGAGCAATTTTCAAGGATGATAGTAGCGGCACCTCTGTAGATGAAGTTGATAATTCTGATGCCAGTACTAGAACTCCATCATATAATCCACTGTTGTCTGATTTTTCTGATGGGGATAGCAGTTCAG TTTCAAATGGTGGTAGAAGTCTGGAAAATGGTGCAAGAAGTTCCATAAAAGCAAG GTTGTCAGGCACAAAAGGGATGTCAATCGATCATGTTCTTAGAAGCTCAAGCAGGTATAAAAAGGCCAGAACAACGGCCTCTCAATTGGAAGAGACTCAAAGCCAGCCCAAATTTGTTCCAGACAGCCTCGCCGAGTAA
- the LOC114396093 gene encoding photosystem II core complex proteins psbY, chloroplastic-like: MAATLAATKAMINSKCLNPITGSSPKSNNPKLPPSKPTLSLFSIQNFPKGITSNVSTSTAGTAIAGAIFSSLANCDAALAASQIAEIAEGDNRGLALLLPLIPAIAWVLFNILQPALNQLNRMRSSKGVIIGLGLGLGLGASGMLFGLDASASEISVIADAATSDNRGQLLLIVVTPAIVWVLYNILQPALNQLNRMRSE, encoded by the coding sequence ATGGCAGCAACCCTAGCAGCAACAAAGGCTATGATAAACTCCAAGTGTTTGAACCCAATAACAGGGTCATCACCCAAGTCGAACAATCCCAAGCTCCCACCTTCAAAACCCACACTCTCCCTCTTCTCCATTCAGAACTTCCCAAAGGGAATAACCTCCAACGTCTCAACTTCCACAGCAGGCACTGCCATTGCAGGCGCAATATTCTCCTCACTCGCAAACTGTGACGCAGCCTTGGCTGCGTCGCAAATTGCTGAAATAGCGGAAGGCGATAACCGTGGGCTGGCACTGCTGTTGCCATTGATTCCCGCCATAGCGTGGGTGCTGTTCAACATTCTGCAGCCAGCGCTGAACCAACTGAACCGCATGCGTAGCAGCAAGGGGGTCAtcattgggcttgggcttgggcTCGGGCTGGGCGCATCAGGCATGCTTTTCGGCCTAGATGCATCGGCTAGTGAGATTTCTGTGATTGCTGATGCTGCCACCAGTGACAACAGGGGACAGCTTCTGCTGATTGTGGTTACACCAGCGATTGTTTGGGTTCTGTACAACATTTTGCAACCGGCACTCAACCAGCTTAACAGAATGAGATCAGAGTAG
- the LOC114397699 gene encoding ALBINO3-like protein 1, chloroplastic, with translation MAALLPCAPNVVSAPLGNRSTCHFPHRPYSHAFSGSTARHFLRGSLTVARFGFQPGFLPEPDEAEGVLRELFGRAEGLLYTIADAAVSSSDTVAASTTAKQSNDWLSGIANYMETVLKVLKDGLSALHVPYAYGFAIILLTVLVKAATFPLTKKQVESALAMRTLQPQVKAIQQQYAGDQERIQLETARLYKLANINPLAGCLPTLATIPVWIGLYRALSNVADEGLLTEGFFWIPSLAGPTTVAARQNGSGISWIFPFVDGHPPLGWSDTLAYLVLPVLLIVSQYISVQIMQSSQPNDPNMKSSQALTKVLPLMIGYFALSVPSGLSLYWLTNNILSTAQQVWLQKLGGAKNPVRQVPDDIMKNDLTQVQKSISKLNSTKAEEARQSEKTSEGPQPGERFKLIKEQEARRRQRKEEERKALEAAARKAKIDETFEKTVEEGNQTGGDLVVEKSRFVASDTDPSISGVVNGNPLSKDLEGNQNSTSISETENNDGSAHFNNVEINEKNLDKEPREVLTTTTATNKQPPAEETKD, from the exons ATGGCAGCTCTGTTACCTTGCGCGCCGAACGTAGTCTCTGCTCCCTTGGGGAACCGGAGCACGTGCCACTTCCCGCACCGACCTTACTCCCACGCTTTCTCCGGTTCGACCGCCAGACACTTTCTTCGCGGTTCGCTTACCGTCGCCCGCTTCGGGTTCCAACCCGGTTTCTTGCCCGAGCCGGACGAAGCTGAAGGTGTTCTCAGAGAACTGTTTGGCCGAGCGGAGGGACTTCTTTACACGATTGCCGATGCCGCCGTTTCTTCTTCCGATACTGTTGCGGCTTCCACCACCGCCAAACAGAGCAACGACTGGCTTTCCGGAATTGCCAATTACATGGAGACCGTTCTCAAG GTACTCAAGGATGGGCTTTCTGCTTTGCATGTCCCGTATGCTTATGGTTTTGCAATTATACTGCTCACAGTTCTTGTTAAAGCTGCCACTTTTCCATTAACCAAAAAACAG GTAGAATCTGCCTTAGCTATGCGAACTTTGCAACCTCAAGTAAAGGCTATTCAGCAGCAATATGCTGGCGATCAG GAGAGAATTCAACTTGAAACTGCTCGGTTGTATAAACTAGCCAACATTAATCCTCTAGCAG gATGCCTCCCTACACTTGCAACAATACCAGTGTGGATTGGGCTATATCGAGCCCTTTCAAACGTGGCAGATGAG GGGCTCCTTACTGAAGGTTTCTTCTGGATACCTTCTCTTGCTGGTCCAACTACAGTTGCAGCTCGTCAGAATGGCAGTGGTATCTCTTGGATTTTTCCTTTTGTG GATGGTCACCCTCCCCTTGGATGGTCAGATACATTGGCTTACCTGGTCTTGCCTGTGTTGCTGATTGTCTCTCAGTACATCTCTGTCCAAATAATGCAGTCATCACAG CCAAATGATCCCAACATGAAAAGTTCTCAAGCCTTGACCAAGGTCCTTCCATTAATGATTGGTTACTTTGCTCTCTCAGTTCCTTCTGGTCTTAGTCTTTACTG gttaacaaataatatattgagCACTGCACAACAAGTATGGCTTCAAAAGTTAGGAGGCGCTAAAAATCCTGTAAGGCAAGTCCCAGATGATATCATGAAGAATGACCTAACACAGGTTCAGAAGTCAATATCTAAGCTAAATTCCACAAAAGCGGAAGAAGCCAGACAAAGTGAGAAAACATCAGAGGGGCCACAACCTGGTGAAAG ATTTAAGCTAATAAAGGAGCAAGAGGCAAGAAGAAGACAacgaaaagaagaagaaaggaaagccTTGGAAGCAGCGGCTAGAAAAGCTAAAATAGACGAGACATTTGAGAAAACAGTTGAAGAGGGAAATCAAACTGGAGGTGATCTAGTTGTTGAAAAATCTCGGTTTGTGGCTTCAGATACTGATCCCTCCATATCTGGAGTAGTAAATGGTAATCCATTAAGTAAAGACTTGGAGGGAAATCAGAATTCTACGTCTATATCTGAGACAGAAAATAATGATGGTTCTGCTCATTTCAACAATGTTGAGATAAACGAGAAAAATTTAGACAAG GAACCAAGAGAAGTATTAACAACTACAACCGCCACAAACAAACAACCTCCTGCAGAAGAGACAAAGGATTGA